The Primulina eburnea isolate SZY01 chromosome 6, ASM2296580v1, whole genome shotgun sequence genome contains a region encoding:
- the LOC140833304 gene encoding translocator protein homolog gives MQYRKQKRTGMAARGLRSLAIAIILPLSLTVLDIILFGSGDRFRSMQRHPYFPPMWALHSAWLVAAFLSGLSAWLVWVDGGFHHQPGALFLYLGQLALSLGWYPIVFGAGAIRVGLILCAALFGSLIACSRIFKNVNPIAGDLFKPCLLWGMLLAVVNVRLVYQW, from the coding sequence ATGCAATACAGAAAACAGAAGAGAACCGGCATGGCCGCGCGCGGCCTCCGCTCGTTGGCCATCGCCATCATCTTGCCACTGTCCCTCACCGTCCTCGACATCATCCTTTTCGGGTCCGGAGACCGCTTTCGCTCCATGCAAAGGCATCCCTACTTTCCTCCCATGTGGGCTTTACACTCCGCTTGGTTGGTCGCGGCGTTTCTTTCCGGCCTCTCCGCTTGGCTTGTTTGGGTGGACGGGGGGTTCCACCACCAACCCGGGGCGTTGTTCCTGTACTTGGGCCAACTTGCGCTCAGCCTGGGATGGTACCCGATTGTGTTCGGGGCTGGGGCTATACGGGTTGGGTTGATCTTGTGTGCCGCATTGTTTGGGTCGCTGATTGCGTGCTCTCGGATCTTCAAGAATGTGAACCCCATCGCGGGTGATTTGTTTAAGCCGTGCTTGCTTTGGGGGATGCTTCTGGCTGTTGTAAATGTCAGGCTTGTGTACCAATGGTAA
- the LOC140833755 gene encoding translocase of chloroplast 159, chloroplastic has protein sequence MDWKEGNWNPTSEAASGSSVSSVSPSPYSTQNENLPKTNDTNDDNDVKSKNIGGSSVFDDEEEGGYVSGKEEFEAGLDRPDGAANEGELIGEGNFDGPRFVDASGVSDEKVETLPVSGVLVGADDVENINKAAEGKEAALVQDSGSVSAAADIVNGAELKGVVGSAGKGEIKSEGEVQGGNSVEESEERGKIGNLSYKDVVILPENEEVAIGLMEESNVVGPGDVKFTSEGDSVVDTIQVDAAGPGVAVVGETEENGDAKTKEMDAGVCVAPTEESKVVGHGDVKLTSDGDSVGDTIQVDAADPRVSVVGEMKENGDVKTKEVDAPAVGSTEESKVVGPGDVKLTSEGDSVVFTIQVDAAGPGVAVVGETEENGDVKTEEMDAPVVSGNGDKETVSTGEFGNADPEERKPLKSAIGSNTDEKLGQGVATDLINRVDSVDRSGSLNVEKEEEGFKPVIVSEAVEKGTTCNVDSDREVMPTNESVQTNGEHNSGVNKLADGVSNESKQTDSIESKALHPQEITELEGEVVEPVDSISEGDTDGMIFGSSEAARKFIEELEQESGVGSRAGADSSFEQSQRVDGQIVTDSEEDADTDDEGDGKGLFDSAALAALLKAATGAAETDGGSITITSQDGSRLFSVERPAGLGSSLRSLRPAPAPATRPNQPNLFSPSTFTGGGESEANLSEEEKKKLENLQKIRVKFLRLVHRLGVSPEESVAAQVLYRLAILGGRQNNQIFSLDTAKRMALQLEEDERESLDFSINILVLGKSGLGKSATINSIFGQDMSPIDAFEVGTASVKGISGFVDGVKVCVVDTPGLKSSAMEQAFNRNVLTSAKKFTKKCPPDVMLYVDRLDAQTRDLNDLPLLRTITSALGPSIWRSAIVTLTHAASAPPDGPSGTPLSYEVFVTQRSHILQQSIGHAVGDLRMMSPSLMNPVSLVENHTSCRKNREGQKILPNGQSWRPQLLLLCYAMKILSEANSLSKPQDPFDHRKIFGLRARSPPLPYMLSSMLQSRAHPKLPSDQGGDSVDSDVDLDELSDSDNEEEDEYDQLPPFRPLKRAQLAKLSKEQRKAYFEEYDYRVKLLQKKQWKEELKRLREIKKKGTNATTGFGAEDDTDPGASAPIAVPLPDMALPPSFDGDNPSHRYRFLEPTSQFLARPVLDTHGWDHDCGYDGVNLEHSLAIANRFPAVYTIQITKDKKDFSVSLDSSIAAKHGDNSMSTMAGFDIQSMGKQLAYIIRGETKFNKLKKNKAAAGISMTFLGDNVVPGIKVEDQITLGKQYVLVGGAGAVRSQNDTAYGANFELQRRENDYPIGQVQSTFSMSIIKWKGDLALGFNTLAQFSVGRNSKVAVRAGINNKLSGQVTVRTSSSEHISLALAAIIPTAISIYKKLWAGANEKYSIY, from the coding sequence ATGGACTGGAAAGAAGGAAACTGGAATCCCACCTCGGAGGCTGCTTCAGGTTCTTCTGTTTCTTCTGTgtctccatctccttatagtactCAAAATGAGAATTTACCGAAAACAAATGATACTAACGATGATAATGATGTTAAAAGTAAGAATATTGGTGGTAGTAGCGTTTTTGATGACGAGGAAGAGGGGGGTTATGTGAGTGGGAAAGAGGAGTTTGAAGCGGGTTTGGATCGCCCAGATGGAGCAGCGAATGAGGGAGAGCTTATTGGGGAGGGGAATTTTGATGGCCCCCGCTTTGTGGATGCTTCGGGGGTATCTGATGAAAAAGTTGAAACTTTACCTGTTTCGGGGGTTTTGGTGGGTGCAGATGATGTCGAAAATATTAATAAGGCTGCGGAGGGGAAGGAGGCAGCGTTGGTTCAAGATTCTGGATCTGTTTCTGCTGCAGCTGATATTGTTAATGGTGCTGAGCTTAAGGGGGTTGTGGGTTCAGCAGGGAAGGGTGAAATAAAGAGCGAGGGTGAGGTTCAGGGTGGCAATTCAGTGGAGGAGTCTGAAGAGAGAGGCAAGATTGGAAATTTGAGTTATAAAGATGTGGTTATTTTACCAGAGAACGAGGAGGTTGCTATTGGTCTGATGGAAGAATCGAATGTGGTTGGTCCTGGTGATGTGAAATTCACATCAGAAGGGGATTCTGTTGTTGATACAATTCAGGTTGATGCTGCAGGTCCTGGAGTCGCTGTAGTTGGAGAGacggaagaaaatggagatGCAAAAACCAAAGAAATGGATGCTGGGGTATGTGTTGCTCCGACTGAAGAATCAAAAGTGGTTGGTCATGGTGATGTGAAACTCACATCTGACGGGGATTCTGTTGGTGATACAATTCAGGTTGATGCTGCAGATCCCAGAGTCTCTGTAGTTGGGGAGATGAAAGAAAATGGAGATGTAAAAACCAAGGAAGTGGATGCCCCTGCTGTTGGTTCAACAGAAGAATCTAAAGTGGTTGGTCCTGGTGATGTGAAACTCACATCTGAAGGGGATTCTGTCGTTTTTACAATTCAGGTCGATGCTGCAGGTCCTGGAGTTGCTGTAGTTGGAGAGACAGAAGAAAATGGAGATGTAAAAACTGAGGAAATGGATGCCCCGGTTGTGAGTGGTAATGGTGATAAAGAAACAGTCAGCACTGGGGAATTTGGTAATGCTGATCCTGAGGAGCGAAAGCCACTTAAATCAGCCATTGGGTCGAACACGGATGAAAAGCTAGGTCAAGGAGTTGCTACAGATTTGATTAATAGAGTGGATTCTGTTGATAGAAGCGGGTCTCTGAATGTGGAAAAAGAAGAGGAAGGATTTAAGCCTGTTATTGTTTCTGAGGCGGTTGAGAAAGGCACCACATGCAACGTCGACTCTGATAGAGAGGTCATGCCTACTAATGAATCTGTGCAGACCAATGGTGAGCATAATTCTGGTGTTAATAAACTAGCTGATGGAGTATCCAATGAATCAAAACAGACCGATTCTATTGAATCTAAAGCTCTACATCCCCAGGAAATTACCGAATTGGAAGGTGAAGTAGTTGAGCCTGTTGATTCAATATCAGAAGGAGATACTGATGGTATGATCTTTGGGAGTTCTGAAGCTGCCAGGAAGTTCATTGAGGAATTGGAACAAGAATCCGGTGTGGGTTCTCGTGCAGGTGCTGACAGTTCATTTGAGCAATCTCAAAGGGTTGATGGCCAAATTGTTACAGATTCGGAAGAAGACGCTGATACTGATGATGAAGGAGATGGTAAAGGGTTATTTGATTCAGCTGCATTGGCTGCACTATTGAAGGCTGCAACTGGTGCTGCTGAAACAGATGGTGGTAGTATTACAATCACATCTCAAGATGGGTCTAGGCTTTTCTCTGTTGAGCGTCCTGCTGGTCTGGGATCTTCACTTCGGTCTTTGAGACCTGCGCCTGCTCCCGCCACAAGACCAAACCAACCCAATCTTTTCAGTCCTTCAACGTTTACAGGTGGAGGAGAATCTGAGGCCAACTTGAGTGAAGAAGAGAAAAAGAAACTGGAAAACTTGCAGAAAATCCGGGTAAAGTTTTTGAGGCTTGTTCATAGATTAGGCGTTTCTCCTGAGGAATCTGTGGCTGCACAGGTTTTATATCGACTTGCGATTCTTGGGGGAAGGCAAAACAACCAAATCTTTAGCCTAGATACTGCCAAGAGGATGGCATTGCAGCTAGAAGAAGATGAAAGAGAGAGCTTGGATTTCTCCATTAATATTCTGGTTCTTGGAAAATCTGGACTGGGGAAAAGTGCTACCATAAATTCAATATTTGGACAGGATATGTCTCCAATTGATGCGTTTGAAGTGGGAACAGCATCCGTGAAAGGGATCTCTGGATTTGTTGATGGAGTTAAGGTTTGTGTTGTTGACACACCTGGTCTCAAGTCTTCGGCAATGGAACAGGCTTTCAACCGAAATGTATTGACTTCTGCAAAGAAGTTCACAAAGAAATGTCCCCCGGATGTCATGCTTTATGTGGATCGGTTAGATGCACAAACTAGAGATCTTAATGACCTTCCACTCCTGAGGACTATCACAAGTGCTCTTGGCCCTTCTATCTGGCGAAGTGCCATTGTGACCCTCACTCATGCTGCTTCGGCACCACCAGATGGACCCTCTGGTACACCTCTAAGCTATGAGGTTTTTGTCACTCAAAGATCTCATATTCTTCAGCAGTCGATCGGGCATGCAGTAGGTGATCTACGGATGATGAGTCCGAGTCTGATGAATCCGGTTTCTCTCGTGGAAAACCATACGTCTTGTCGGAAAAACAGGGAGGGCCAGAAAATACTTCCTAATGGTCAGAGTTGGAGACCTCAGTTACTGTTGTTATGCTATGCGATGAAAATTTTATCAGAAGCAAACTCACTCTCAAAACCTCAAGATCCATTTGACCATCGCAAGATTTTCGGTCTTCGGGCTCGCTCACCCCCTCTTCCATACATGCTGTCATCAATGTTGCAGTCTCGTGCACACCCAAAACTTCCATCCGATCAGGGTGGAGATAGTGTTGATTCTGACGTGGACTTGGATGAGTTATCGGATTCTGACAATGAAGAAGAAGATGAGTATGATCAGCTTCCACCATTTAGGCCTCTCAAGAGAGCTCAGTTAGCCAAGCTCAGCAAGGAACAGCGGAAAGCATACTTTGAAGAGTATGATTACCGAGTAAAACTTCTCCAAAAGAAGCAGTGGAAAGAGGAGTTGAAAAGATTGAGAGAGATTAAAAAGAAAGGTACGAATGCTACAACTGGGTTTGGTGCCGAGGATGATACTGATCCAGGAGCCTCAGCTCCTATAGCAGTTCCTCTACCAGACATGGCTCTGCCACCTTCATTTGATGGTGATAATCCATCTCACCGATATCGTTTCTTAGAGCCAACTTCACAGTTTCTTGCACGTCCTGTTCTTGATACTCATGGTTGGGACCATGACTGTGGCTATGATGGTGTCAACCTTGAACACAGCTTAGCTATTGCTAATCGTTTTCCAGCGGTATACACCATTCAAATCACCAAAGACAAGAAAGATTTCAGTGTCAGCTTAGATTCCTCTATTGCAGCCAAGCATGGAGATAATAGCATGTCAACCATGGCTGGCTTTGACATTCAGAGTATGGGAAAGCAACTCGCTTATATCATTCGGGGCGAAACTAAATTTAATAAGTTGAAGAAGAATAAAGCTGCTGCTGGGATATCTATGACATTTCTTGGGGATAATGTTGTCCCTGGTATCAAGGTTGAAGATCAGATTACACTAGGAAAACAATATGTTTTAGTAGGCGGAGCTGGTGCTGTCAGGTCTCAGAATGACACGGCATATGGTGCCAATTTTGAGCTGCAACGCAGGGAGAATGATTATCCAATAGGCCAGGTTCAGTCCACGTTTAGCATGTCTATCATTAAATGGAAAGGCGATTTAGCACTCGGGTTCAACACACTGGCTCAGTTTTCTGTGGGTCGGAACTCGAAGGTGGCAGTTCGAGCTGGAATCAATAACAAGCTCAGTGGTCAGGTCACCGTGAGGACAAGCAGTTCAGAGCATATTTCTCTTGCACTAGCAGCCATAATTCCTACTGCCATTTCCATCTACAAAAAACTCTGGGCTGGTGCCAATGAGAAGTACTCAATCTATTAG